One region of Chryseobacterium sp. C-71 genomic DNA includes:
- a CDS encoding TIGR03364 family FAD-dependent oxidoreductase, producing MNTQYDLIVVGGGILGTFHAYHALQKNLKVAILERNSVPQGATVRNFGQVVPSGMDIKWQNFGKESLNIYKDLQSKTDLTVRQNGSVYIASNDEELQLIEELSQINKNNDYESVILSKSECIQKFDGLRSDYCKGGLFFPQEISVDSSEMIVKLHQYLKNQEGLDIFYNTTVLETIENNSNCTVTTADGKKFTSSKLIICGGHEFKILYPEVFNDSDLEVSKLQMLQTKPQGIYSLPGNILTGLSIRRYESFTECASFAKIKDGEDKNSFEKKFGIHILFKQALDGSVIIGDSHEYADAKNADDLGYDLNMDIDEFMINEAKKIIDLPTYEIQRRWFGIYSQCKTKDIFEHNVSPKIHIVTGIGGKGMTGSGGYSKFNINTIFS from the coding sequence ATGAATACTCAATATGATTTAATCGTTGTGGGTGGTGGAATCTTAGGAACCTTTCACGCTTATCACGCTTTACAGAAAAACTTGAAAGTCGCCATTCTGGAAAGAAATTCTGTTCCACAAGGCGCAACCGTAAGAAATTTCGGACAGGTTGTTCCATCAGGAATGGACATTAAATGGCAGAATTTCGGAAAAGAAAGTTTAAATATTTATAAAGATCTACAGTCTAAAACTGATCTTACCGTAAGACAAAATGGTTCTGTATATATTGCTTCCAACGATGAAGAACTTCAGTTGATTGAAGAACTTTCACAGATCAACAAAAACAACGATTACGAATCTGTAATTCTTTCTAAAAGTGAATGCATTCAGAAGTTTGACGGTTTGAGATCTGATTACTGCAAAGGCGGATTATTCTTTCCGCAGGAGATTTCAGTCGATTCAAGTGAAATGATTGTCAAACTTCATCAATATCTGAAAAATCAGGAAGGGTTGGACATTTTTTACAATACCACTGTTCTGGAAACCATTGAAAATAATTCTAATTGCACCGTTACAACTGCAGATGGGAAGAAATTTACCTCATCTAAATTGATCATCTGTGGCGGACACGAGTTTAAAATTTTGTACCCTGAAGTTTTTAATGATAGTGATCTGGAAGTCAGCAAACTGCAGATGCTTCAAACCAAACCACAGGGAATTTATTCACTGCCAGGAAATATTCTGACCGGACTTTCCATCAGAAGATATGAATCTTTTACCGAATGTGCATCTTTTGCTAAAATAAAAGATGGTGAAGACAAAAACTCATTTGAAAAGAAATTCGGGATTCACATTTTATTCAAACAGGCTTTAGACGGTTCAGTCATTATTGGCGATTCTCATGAATATGCAGATGCCAAAAATGCAGATGATCTCGGTTATGATTTAAATATGGACATCGATGAGTTTATGATTAATGAAGCAAAAAAGATTATCGATTTGCCAACCTACGAAATTCAGAGAAGATGGTTCGGAATTTATTCTCAGTGCAAAACCAAAGATATTTTCGAGCACAATGTATCGCCCAAAATTCATATCGTGACAGGTATCGGCGGAAAAGGAATGACCGGAAGCGGTGGTTATTCAAAATTTAATATCAATACAATTTTTTCTTAA
- a CDS encoding phosphonatase-like hydrolase gives MNIQLLVLDMAGTTIDEDNVVYKTLTKAVNDYGYEVTLNKVLEICAGMEKAEAIKNLLENIGGNTEDTEAIFENFSDELALAYNNLTVKPIIGVEEFLLKVKSKGKKVALNTGYNQTIAQQLLTKLNWKIDVHYDALITADDVSESRPSPEMIILAMKKFGITDPTEVLKAGDSAIDIQEGKNAGCGMTIAVLSGAQTRAQLELALPDHILNNLSEAEHILF, from the coding sequence ATGAACATACAATTATTGGTTCTGGATATGGCCGGAACAACGATCGATGAAGATAATGTGGTGTATAAAACACTTACAAAAGCCGTGAATGACTATGGCTACGAAGTGACTTTAAATAAAGTGCTTGAAATCTGTGCCGGAATGGAAAAAGCGGAGGCTATTAAAAATTTACTCGAAAATATTGGCGGAAATACGGAAGATACTGAAGCCATATTCGAAAACTTTTCTGATGAATTGGCTCTTGCTTATAACAATCTTACCGTAAAACCTATTATTGGAGTTGAAGAATTTTTGTTAAAAGTAAAATCTAAAGGTAAAAAAGTGGCTCTAAATACCGGTTACAATCAGACAATTGCTCAACAATTGCTTACAAAACTCAACTGGAAAATTGATGTTCATTATGATGCACTGATTACTGCTGATGATGTTTCGGAAAGCAGACCAAGTCCTGAAATGATCATCCTCGCAATGAAAAAATTCGGAATTACAGATCCGACAGAGGTTTTGAAAGCCGGAGATTCTGCCATCGACATCCAAGAAGGAAAAAATGCAGGTTGTGGAATGACCATTGCCGTTCTGAGCGGTGCACAAACCAGAGCACAACTTGAATTGGCATTGCCCGATCATATTTTAAACAATCTTTCAGAAGCTGAACATATCCTTTTTTAA
- a CDS encoding DUF5690 family protein — MTSPSKNNTLNVTLKAAIAAFGVYFCMYAFRKPFAVASFSNLEFFGFDYKILIIIAQAVGYFISKFIGIKFISELKPQKRILFLLIFIGVAELALLGFAVVPAPYNILFMFINGIPLGMIWGIVFSYIEGRKTTEIIGLFLCSSFVVSSGVVKSAGKFLMDSFGISEFWMPFTTGLIFIIPLIIFAVLLNKNPAPDEEDIALKKERKPLSEEERSSLVKKFFLPLVSITILYICLTVLRDFRDNFSREIWDELNGNADSSVFTLTEVPISIMVLLILGFMVKVKNNRKAFAYYHYILFGGIILVALSTILFQGNIISPFLWMMVSGFGMYLCYIPFNGIYFDRMIAAFKIKGNVGFFIYFVDAFGYLGSVSVLFLKNLGSQDRSWLHFYINLNYIIAAVVLLFSIIAFLAFKKKSRSKSNAEDEETSQVIRFDAFKI, encoded by the coding sequence ATGACTTCTCCATCAAAAAACAATACATTGAATGTAACTCTGAAAGCGGCCATCGCTGCTTTCGGGGTCTACTTCTGCATGTATGCGTTCAGAAAGCCTTTTGCTGTAGCCTCATTCAGCAATCTGGAATTTTTTGGTTTCGATTATAAAATCCTGATCATCATAGCACAGGCAGTCGGGTATTTTATTTCAAAATTTATCGGAATTAAATTTATTTCGGAACTGAAACCTCAGAAACGAATCCTTTTTCTTCTGATTTTTATCGGGGTTGCCGAGCTTGCATTGCTTGGATTTGCAGTCGTTCCTGCACCATACAATATTTTATTCATGTTCATTAACGGGATTCCTTTGGGAATGATCTGGGGAATTGTTTTTTCCTATATTGAAGGAAGAAAAACCACAGAAATTATTGGATTATTTCTCTGTTCAAGCTTTGTGGTTTCTTCAGGAGTGGTAAAATCTGCAGGGAAATTTTTAATGGACAGTTTCGGAATTTCAGAATTCTGGATGCCGTTTACAACAGGTTTGATTTTCATTATTCCATTAATCATTTTTGCTGTTTTATTAAATAAAAATCCTGCTCCGGATGAGGAAGATATTGCTCTTAAAAAAGAAAGAAAACCTTTGAGTGAAGAAGAAAGAAGTAGTCTGGTCAAAAAGTTTTTCCTTCCATTGGTCAGCATCACGATTCTTTACATTTGTCTGACTGTTTTAAGGGATTTCCGGGACAACTTCAGTCGTGAAATTTGGGATGAGTTGAACGGTAACGCAGACAGTTCAGTTTTCACTTTGACAGAGGTTCCGATTTCCATTATGGTTTTACTGATTCTCGGTTTTATGGTTAAGGTAAAAAACAACAGAAAAGCCTTTGCTTACTATCATTATATTCTTTTTGGCGGAATTATTTTGGTTGCTTTATCCACCATTTTATTTCAAGGCAACATCATCTCTCCATTTTTATGGATGATGGTATCGGGTTTCGGGATGTATCTCTGCTATATTCCATTTAACGGAATTTATTTTGACAGGATGATTGCTGCATTTAAAATTAAAGGAAATGTAGGATTCTTCATTTATTTCGTTGACGCATTTGGATATTTGGGAAGTGTATCGGTGCTGTTTCTAAAAAATTTAGGATCACAGGATCGCTCGTGGCTTCATTTTTATATTAATCTCAATTATATCATCGCCGCCGTCGTTTTGCTTTTTTCGATCATTGCTTTTTTAGCATTCAAAAAAAAATCAAGGTCAAAATCAAATGCTGAAGACGAAGAAACATCACAGGTAATTCGTTTTGATGCTTTTAAAATTTAA